The following proteins are co-located in the Calliphora vicina chromosome 2, idCalVici1.1, whole genome shotgun sequence genome:
- the muc gene encoding dihydrolipoyllysine-residue acetyltransferase component of pyruvate dehydrogenase complex: protein MLRTIASRNEWIFRRTVTSATRSAARVLSSQAARNLSLIRSSGKILSNQTKPLGVWNTNFVRAYADYPDHIKVALPALSPTMDQGTIVSWEKKEGDKLNEGDLLAEIETDKATMGFETPEEGYLAKIMIAAGTKDVPIGKLVCIIVQDEADVAAFKDFKDTAGPAAPAAAPAPAPAAAAPPPPPPVVAVAPPPPVAAPPAPEGGKGLTAVEQRGPRVYASPMAKKLAEAQQLRLEGRGSGVHGSIKSSDLAGKAAAAPAAATVTAPQGGYIDIPVSNVRGVIAKRLLESKQQIPHYYVTVECQVDNLMKLRAKVNKKHEKQGVKVSVNDFIIKATAVACRKVPESNSYWMGNVIRQFDNVDVSVAVSTDKGLITPIVFSADRKGVVEISQNVKELAGKARENKLQPHEFQGGTVSVSNLGMFGVTQFCAVINPPQSCILAVGTTEKKLIADPDSLKGFKEVNVMKVTLSADHRTVDGAVAAKWLQHFQEFIEDPASMIL from the exons ATGTTGAGAACAATCGCCAGCCGTAATGAATGGATTTTCCGTAGAACAGTGACCAGTGCAACGCGTTCAGCTGCCCGTGTTCTTAGTTCACAAGCAGCCAGGAATTTATCTTTGATCAG ATCTTCTGGAAAAATTTTGTCCAATCAAACAAAACCTTTGGGAGTATGGAACACAAATTTTGTGCGTGCTTACGCCGATTATCCCGATCATATCAAAGTTGCTTTGCCAGCTTTATCACCAACTATGGACCAGGGTACCATTGTTAGTTGGGAAAAGAAGGAAGGTGACAAATTGAATGAAG gTGATTTATTGGCTGAAATTGAAACCGACAAGGCCACCATGGGTTTCGAAACACCTGAGGAGGGTTATTTGGCAAAAATCATGATCGCTGCCGGTACTAAAGATGTACCAATTGGTAAATTGGTGTGTATCATCGTTCAGGATGAAGCTGATGTTGCTGCCTTTAAGGATTTCAAAGACACTGCTGGTCCAGCGGCACCCGCAGCAGCCCCAGCACCTGCCCCAGCTGCTGCCGCTcccccaccaccaccaccagttgttgctgttgctccACCACCACCAGTAGCTGCACCTCCCGCTCCTGAAGGCGGTAAGGGTTTAACCGCTGTGGAACAACGTGGTCCACGGGTTTATGCTAGCCCCATGGCAAAAAAATTGGCTGAAGCCCAGCAATTACGTTTAGAAg GACGTGGCAGTGGTGTTCATGGTTCCATTAAATCCTCCGATCTTGCAGGCAAAGCCGCAGCTGCACCAGCCGCTGCAACAGTTACCGCTCCCCAAGGAGGCTACATTGACATCCCTGTCAGCAATGTTAGAGGTGTTATTGCCAAGCGCTTACTGGAGTCGAAACAACAAATACCTCATTACTACGTAACTGTAGAGTGCCAAGTGGATAAT ctcatgaaactCCGTgctaaagttaataaaaaacatgAGAAACAAGGAGTTAAAGTATCTGTCAACGATTTCATTATCAAAGCCACTGCCGTCGCTTGTCGTAAAGTACCCGAATCAAACTCTTATTGGATGGGCAATGTAATCAGACA GTTCGACAATGTTGATGTCTCCGTTGCTGTTTCAACTGATAAGGGTTTAATCACCCCCATCGTTTTTAGCGCTGATCGTAAAGGCGTTGTTgaaatttcccaaaatgttaAGGAATTAGCTGGTAAAGCACGTGAAAACAAACTGCAACCTCATGAATTCCAAGGAGGCACCGTCAGTGTTTCAAATTTGGGCATGTTCG GAGTTACACAATTTTGTGCTGTCATCAATCCACCACAGTCTTGCATTTTAGCTGTAGGCACAACCGAAAAGAAACTGATTGCGGATCCTGACAGCCTTAAAGG tTTCAAGGAAGTCAATGTAATGAAGGTCACCCTATCAGCCGATCACAGAACTGTTGATGGTGCCGTAGCTGCCAAATGGTTGCAACACTTCCAAGAATTTATTGAAGATCCTGCTTCTATGATTCTCTAA
- the LOC135952375 gene encoding retinaldehyde-binding protein 1 yields the protein MSNSDSEEAFNIRIGYYRPETMEIAKNELRETPEVKEAAIKELRELLNSCSDLHYRDDDDFLVIFLRACHFYPQSAFEKMKTTAAFRKENAALLHGLVIEQVKEKFVNFGVINVLKNCDQLGRRVLIVNCGELWNPNEVPSDDVFRMLYMVHIAAQLEEETQIRGVVCIMDFDGLSMRQVKALTPSFSKRLLTFIQDAMPLRMKEVHFVKQPFIFKMVWSLFKPFVREKLNKRMHFHGSDMKSLHKFLDPEFLPENYKGNLPKIDYDGKDWLPAVEKHTDFVNEWSEFGPAKW from the exons ATGTCGAACTCAGATAGCGAAGAAGCGTTTAATATACGCATTGGTTATTATAGACCAGAAACTATGGAAATTGCCAAAAATGAATTACGTGAAACACCAGAAGTTAAAGAGGCTGCTATTAAAGAATTGCGTGAATTATTAAACTCCTGCTCTGACCTTCACTACAGAGATGATGACGATTTCTTGGTTATATTCTTGAGAGCCTGTCATTTCTATCCCCAGAGTGCTTTTGAAAAG ATGAAAACCACCGCCGCATTCCGTAAGGAAAATGCCGCCCTTTTGCATGGTTTGGTAATCGAACAAGTTAAAgagaaatttgttaattttggtGTCATAAATGTCTTGAAAAATTGTGATCAACTTGGACGTCGTGTTTTGATTGTTAACTGTGGTGAATTGTGGAATCCAAATGAAGTGCCTTCTGATGATGTTTTCCGTATGTTGTATATGGTACATATTGCCGCTCAGTTGGAGGAGGAGACACAAATACGTGGTGTCGTTTGCATAATGGACTTTGATGGTCTTTCCATGAGACAAGTTAAAGCCTTGACGCCCAGCTTCTCGAAACGTTTGTTGACCTTTATACAAGACGCTATGCCACTGCGTATGAAGGAGGTACATTTCGTGAAACAGCCCTTCATCTTCAAAATGGTTTGGTCTCTCTTCAAGCCATTCGTTCGTGAGAAATTGAACAAGAGA ATGCACTTCCATGGCAGTGACATGAAATCATTGCACAAATTCTTGGATCCCGAATTTTTGCCTGAAAACTATAAGGGTAATCTGCCAAAAATTGACTATGACGGTAAAGATTGGCTACCAGCTGTAGAGAAACATACAGACTTTGTCAATGAATGGTCTGAATTTGGCCCCGCCAAGTGGTAA